One window from the genome of Cryptomeria japonica chromosome 6, Sugi_1.0, whole genome shotgun sequence encodes:
- the LOC131876774 gene encoding uncharacterized protein LOC131876774, protein MAKWAPPPLGHFKLHFDGASRGNPGLAGAGMAIFYHNAVLIAAQCHALGSQSNNFVECQALSLGVDLAISLGIKHLSIQGDSMVVIQSVLNCRSNYWHLKYLIDHILEKLSFFDTYVLSHCFRELKKVADFLTNLAIDSVANHKNIVVGDIPQELLLGHMPHTSD, encoded by the coding sequence ATGGCAAAATGGGCTCCTCCTCCTCTGGGTCAtttcaaacttcattttgatggtgcttctaggggtaaTCCAGGTCTGGCTGGGGCTGGTATGGCCATTTTTTATCATAATGCTGTCCTAATTGCTGCTCAATGCCATGCCCTTGGGTCTCAATCAAACAATTTCGTTGAATGTCAAGCTTTGTCACTTGGGGTTGATTTGGCTATCTCTCTTGGGATCAAACACCTTTCTATTCAAGGGGATTCAATGGTAGTTATTCAAAGTGTGTTGAACTGTAGAAGTAATTATTGGcatttgaagtatttaattgatcaTATTCTGGAGAAGTTGTCCTTTTTTGATACTTATGTATTATCTCATTGCTTCCGTGAGTTAAAAAAAGTGGCAGATTTCCTGACTAATTTGGCTATTGACTCAGTTGCTAATCATAAGAATATAGTAGTGGGTGACATTCCTCAAGAACTCCTCCTTGGGCATATGCCTCACACCTCAGATTAA